From the Mesotoga prima MesG1.Ag.4.2 genome, the window GGGCCATCAGCCGTTGCAGTTATGAAAGGCAGGGAAATCTCAGTTTCATACTTTGAAGAAAGCTCAATCTTGGCTCTTTCCGCGGCGTCCTTCAATCTCTGAAAGGCCTGCTTGTCTTTTCTGAGATCGACGTTGTTCTTCTTCCTGAAGTCCTCAGCTATGTAATCTATTAGCCTCTGGTCAAAGTCATCTCCTCCGAGGTGGTTGTTACCTGAAGTTGAAAGGACTTCAACTACTCCATCACCAATATCCAGGACGGAAACATCAAAAGTTCCTCCTCCGAGATCATATACGATAATCTTTTTGTCACCTTTTTTCTTATCGATTCCGTATGCTACGGCTGCCGCTGTAGGCTCGTTAATTATTCTCTGGACCTCAAGACCAGCAATTATTCCGGCTTCTTTAGTGGCCTGTCTCTGAGCATCATTGAAATATGCAGGACATGTAATAACTGCCTTAGTAATTTTTCCGCCAAGGTAAGCTTCCCCGTCTGCCTTCAACTTCTTCAAAATATAGGCGCTGATTTCTTGAGGAGTGTACTCTTTGTCATCTATCCTTACTTTGAAATCGGAACCCATCTTTCGCTTTATCGATCTTACAGTCCTCTCCGCATTCAGAATCGTCTGTCTCTTTGCAGGCTCACCCACAATGATTTCACCGGTCTTGCTGAACGATACTATAGAAGGTGTTGTACGATTTCCTTCTGCATTAGGAATTACCTCGACGTTTCCGTCTGGTTTGACCCATGAAATAACAGAATTAGTCGTTCCAAGGTCGATACCTACTGTGTATTCCTTATTTGCCATCTGATTTCCCTCCTTGCATGCAAACTCAACATCTACAACACTATTATAGGCAAGAGAAATCAAGCTGTCAACACCAAAGTTCCATAATGTACATCTATGATAAGACTTATTACATAAGCACTACAAGATAATAAATAATAGTGACATACTTTTGTATAGCGTTCTTAGCGTAAGACTGATAATAAAAATTGCATTCTTTTAGAATTACCCCATGCAAGCGTTCGAGAAATCGGATGAAATCAGTTTATTTGGACAAGAATAATGAAGTTGGCATGCAAAGAAACCCGCATAGAAGTATTACCGATTACTCTAAAGCAAGTCCTGAAGAGAATCGATATCGGTTACTTCCACAACTGAAGGTTGCTCTTTAAGAATTGCAGGGTATTTCAAGCCGGAGCCCGTTAGAACTGCAACAACAATAGCCCTCTTGACACCAATCTCTTTTCTCAGCTTTGAAATCGAGGCAAATGCTACCGCGCTGGCAGGTTGTCCAAAGAGACCTCTTTTGGCTAGTTGTCTCTGAGCTGTGAGGATCTCGTCTTCATTAACGGCAACAGTGATTCCCTGATTTTCTTTTAGCATTCTCAGAACAGCATTTCCGCTTGGGGGGAAGGGATTTTCGATTGCGTGTGCAATTGTATGTGCGTGGGCGAATTTCTCTATCTGATTGTCGTTGGAAGAAAAGGCTTGGTGTATAGGGCAGCATCCCAAAGCCTGTGCCACGATCATTCGAGGGATGCTATTAGAGAGCCCACATGCCTTGAGTTCGCGAAATCCCTTTTCTATTCCTCTAACATTTCCACCAGAGCTTGTAGGAACGATCACAAAATCGGGAACTCTACCTTCCAGCTGAAGGAATATCTCGAAGGCGATAGTCTTCGATCCTTCCACTCTCATTGGAATGTCGGAATTTGCAAAGTAGATGTTCTTCTTTTTTCCTAGTTCCAGTGATTTGAAATAAAGACGGTCATAATCTCCTTTGACCTTCAGTATTCTAGGACCATAGATGGCGATTGGCGAGATTTTCTCCTCAGGGATTGAATCAGAGATAAGAATTGTGGTCTTCAGTCCCGCTCTCATACTGTAGGCGGCAACTGAGGCGGCCATGTTACCCGTGGAGACTGTGCCGATATGCTTGTAGCCCTTGTTAATGGCGTCGAGAACGGCCAAATAACTTCCGCGGTCCTTGAAAGACCATGTCGGATTTATTGTCTCGTTCTTTATGAACAGTTCTAAACCATCTGTCATAGCATGTTCTATCTTCGTCAGGGGGGTGAGCCCCTCACCCATTGAAAGAGAGTTAAAATCCTTCAGTTCAGGTAAGAGATCCGAAAAGCTTTCGAGAATCCCTGATTTTCTCCAGGAGATGTTTACAGCCGTTTTCTTTTCTATTACTATCTCAAGCGGTTCCCCACACGAACAGCGAAAATGTTCTCCTAAATATTCTTTGCCGCACATAGTGCAAATCATTTTCGTTTCTCTCATCTTCATCCTCTTCTAAATGCTTATTTGACAAACTTCATAATTCATCTTTTCCTTCAATCCAAGGTTGGTGGCAATCGACAAAGAAGGGTAATTTTCTTAATCACAGGGCCAGTCTACTACCAAACCTGCTTGAAAGGAATTCATCGACGTATGTTTTCGCCACAGCTAGGCTGAGGCCTTGATTTCTAAAATCCTTGACGGTTTCTAGGCGCACTTCGATTCTATCTCGAAATCTGTACACACTCAAGCACCAGCTAATTATTGTCTTACTCTTGATCAATGCAAAACCTCCACCAAACTTCTCGAATGAATCCAGATCTTTCCAGAAAAAATATAGCCAGGCTCTAAGAACGTTACTGTTATCCAGCTGCAGATTTAGTAACTCCTGATTAATTCTGTACGCGGCAAATTCAATTGAATGGCTTCGTTCAGTATTACTTAAAATCTGCTTGAAAGAAGCGTCTTTTCACCAGTCTTGGATTCATTGCTTTTAGGATAGCTAGAAGTTTATGCAAAACAGTGGGATAAGAACAGAAATTCACAAAAGAAACGCCTCTCTCTCTCTTGCTAGCGGGCGAAGAAGAGTCTCGAAAAGAAATCTACTAAGTTTCTTTTCTGAGATCTTTTCACTTTCACCCCCAACTAGAACTGTATCACAATAATTCCAGACCACTATGAGGTTCGGACTTCTTTGATTGTCAACAAAGATCATTCCTCTGGTGTTCCTCTCGATTATTGAAAGACCCATTAGGCTCTGTGAAAGGGTTTCAATTAAAGTCTTGTCGTTACTCATCATCTCGACTTCGCTCTTAAGATACAATTTGATCTCCTTCTTCCGGGGATTTGTAAATTCTACTCCGTTTCTGCTAAGCAAAGCAGCGTGTGTAGTTCTTTGTTTTGCTATTTATAAATGTTAGATTATCTCAGGAGGTGGAAAATTGGAGATCAAAGGATATGTTGAAATCGATGGGGTTACGTACAAACTGATCAGTCGACAGAAGAGTGCTCACAAGAAACTTAGGATAAGAAGCAAGGGCCAGACCGGTGTTCACCTTTTAGAAGAGGAGAACTTTCTGAAAAAGAACTGTGATTATCTAAAGAGTCTCTTAAACGATTCGGAAGTTGCCATTCCAGTTGGAAAAAACGGTGGGGGCCAAGATGAATGAATTTGCGGATCAATATAGAGAAATAGCTTCCACAATGCCCTCCGAGGACGAAAGAATTGCCAGCTACAACGAATTTCTTCTTGACAGGCTTGAAAATATTATGCCGCGGCTTCTTGCGGAAGAGGAGTTTGATGCCTGGATGGTAATAGGAAGAGAGAACAACGAAGATCCTATTATCAGTACGTTGCTTCCCGGTTCGTTTTACGGAGCGAGCAGAATAACGGCCTTCTTGTTCACGAAGAACAACAGATTTGTATTGTCTCCACATGGTAGTCAAATGAGCGGCTATTATGAATCCGCATGGAAAGTTGAAGACGGAGATATCTTCGATTTTATAGGAGAACTATTAAGGGATTTGAAAGTAAAGACACTAGGAGTAGACTATTCGGACAACTTTGCACTCGCCGATGGGATTACGGTTTCACTTTTCCAGTCTCTCAAGAGAAAGCTTTCTGATGAGGTTACTCTGGTGAGTGCCGAAAACATTGCAGTCAACTGGTTGCAGACCAGAAGCGAGAAGGAGATTGAGGTTTACAGGAATCTCGACAGAATAGCTCACGTAATAATCAGAAATGCCTTTTCGAGAGACAACATTACACCGGGAGTCACGAAAACCAGAGATGTCGAGCTCCTGCTAAAAAAGCTGGCATACGATATTGGTCTGAAAACATGGTTCGGCCCAGATGTAGATTTCCAGAGAAAAGGCGTGGAGGATACGAGGTGTACGGGTCTAATTGAGGAAGGTGACCTATTGCATTGCGATTTTGGTTTTATGTACAACGGCCTCGCAACTGATACACAGCAGGTATTCTATCTGAAGAAGGAAGGGTATGACGATTTGAAGCTAGGTCTCGGTGAAGTCATCAGAAGAACAAACGAGGTTCAGAATATTCTGGCACGAAATTTCAGGGAGGGAATTACTGGAAATGAATTGCTTCGAGTTTCTCTTGAAGACGCAAAGGTAAAGGGTCTGGAAGCAGCAATATACTCACATCCAGTTGGTTATCATGGACACGGTGCGGGGCCAGTTATTGGATTATGGAACAACCAAGACAGAATAAGCGGAGCTGGAGATCTGAAGATCAGAAACATGACCTGCTTTGCCATGGAGCTAAATTGCAGGACGCGACTTTCACTGTGGAACGGACAGAATGTCTACGGTTTCTTGGAAGAAACGGTTGCTTTCACCGATAATGAGATTGACTATCTAGATGGAAGGCAGAAAGAGCTTTTTCTAATATAGGAGGTGTTAACCATGAAGAAAGCACTAACGGCGTTCTTTTATATTGCATTGATAATCACATTGGGGCTTGCGATTGAATTGAAAGAGTCGGCTAACTCAATGAGTGTGAATGATCTTGCCATACTTGAGATTCAAGAGAATCCTTCCACGGGATATCTTTGGCATATTTTTGCGGAACCGACAGGTGTGTTGAGAAACTTCCTTGAAGAGCACAATACGCGCAGTATAATGCCGGGCGCTCCTTCTGTCAAAGGGTGGATAATGACAGCGGCAAAGGAAGGAAAGGCTTTGATCACTTTGAAGCTATTCAGGCAGTGGGAAGGAGAGAAACACTCTGTGGACTTCAGGGCATTGACGGTGGATGTTACCGGCCAAGGGAAGGGTCAGGTAGATCTGAAGATTCTCACTAATGAAGTGACGCTTGGTACGATCTTCACGGTCACCCTGGAGGAGAATGCTAGCACTGGGTACACATGGCAGTATGTAGTTCTTGGAGATGGGATCATGGAAAAAAACAAAGAGATCTCAGTCGATAAAAGCGACAAGGTAGGAGCTCCTTCCAAGGTTACCTGGACATTTCAAGCGGTGGATGAAGGGTATTCGACGATCATCTTCAGATACTTCAGATCGTGGGAAGGAAAAGAATCGGCGGTTGATTATAAAGCTTACAATATTTCCGTTAAATAGGATCTGATATCATTGAATGACGCTTAGTTCTGCCGAGGTGAAATACTGTTGAGCATTCCAGGAAGCAAGTTGCAGGTATATCTGACATCGATTCTGATAGTCGTTGTTTCAGCAGTAGTCTTTTCCCTGCACTCTATTCAGCCAGTTAAGTTTTTCGCCATACTTAGCGAAATGGTTGTTATTGGTGTTTCGCTAGTCGCGGCTTACCTACTGGGAAATCGCGAGCTCCACAAAGGGATTCCTCTGGGCCTTATCTTTCTTTCGGTTTCAACATATTTTGATTTGCTTGAAGCGCTTACCGAAACGAGAGTGTATGAATTCGTTTCAGTAGTACTTCTGCTTATTGGTTTACCCATGCTCCTGATAAGTGCTTTCTATCACATCAAGGAGCGAAAGAAGAGAATCTCAGAGTTCGGGGCCGTTGTAAACAATTCACTGGACGGCATTCTGCTTCTGGGTCTGTCAGGAGAAATACTCTATCCGAACAGGGCCGCTTGCAGCTTGCTTGGATATAGTAGCGAAGAACTCATGAGAAAGAGAGTATCTGATTTGCTTTCCGAAGATAGCGAGAAGAAATTCGAGAAGGCGAAGTCCTCCCTTTTTGCTGGAAAGAATGCCTTTCAGATTGAACTGGAACTCATTACCGCGAGACAATTCAAGTTAGTTGCTGAGGTCAATCTAGTGATTGGAAGGGATACGAAAGAAGATCCCGATTCCTTTCTCATGACCTTCAAAGATGTCACTCACCTGCGGAAGATCGAGTCGACTCTCATTGAACAGAACAAGTTCCAGAGACTTCTCAACGAATTAATCACGGAAGTATTGGAAAGCGATTTCGATGAAAAGACCTACAGGTACTTCTTGATGAGATGTGTTGAGGTCTTCCCAAAAGCAGATGCAGCAGCTTTTCTTTTAAAAAAGGAGGATAATCGTTATCATTTCGTGGCCACTCACAACTATGACTTTGAGAAACTGAAGACGGTCTCTTTTTCTTCCGAAGAGCTTATTCAAAAAGGTAGCGATGATGTGGTTATCATAAAAGACTACAGTGTTGATTACAAAATGGATGGTGAGCGACTGGAGAAGATTGTAAAAGGAGGAAGGCTTGAGGAAATAAAGAGCACGCTTTCGATACCAATAAAGATAGATGATGACATCAGAATGTACTTCAATCTGGACAGTTTTACCTCTTCAACAGCTTTTGATGACAAAGAGGTAGTGAACACTGCAATCGGTTTTGGAAAAGCGATTTCAGTTCTTCTTTGGAGGATACAGACAGTAAATGAACTGAGAAGACAGAGAAAGCTGATGGAAAAGCTATCTATGGAGGATCACCTGACCGGTCTTCCGAATCGCAGAGCCTTCTTTGATTGCGCGGAAAGGCAGCTTGAGTTTTCGAAACGAAAGTCTGAGGCAATGGCTCTTCTTTATCTTGATCTCAATGATTTCAAAGGAGTCAACGATACTCTTGGACATGATTTTGGTGATGAGCTTCTAAAGAGTGTTGGCAAGCGCCTTAGTACCGTCTGCCGTAAAAGTGATCTCATTGCAAGGATGGGCGGCGACGAATTTGTGTACGTACTACCTTCAACGGGAAAGGAAGGGTCTAGAGAAGCGGAAACGAGAATCCATCAAGCCTTTGAAGACCCCTTTTCTGTCAAGGGAAGAAGCTTGAAACTGACTGCCAGTGTCGGTATAGCAGTATTTCCTGATGACGGGAAGACGATTAGAGAATTGCTGATCGTAGCCGACGAAAAGATGTATGAAAACAAGGAGAAGCTCTCAAGAGAGTCAAAGAGGGTGACTATTACCTGATCATTTGATCTAACTGCTTTTCAAACTTACTTAGGTTACAAGAAAATGCATCTAGACACTTTTACCTCACAAGAAACACGCTTTCTTCTGTGCCAAATAATTCACTAATTCATTTCTCACGAAGTACGTATGTAACAACTAATAGAAAGGAGCAAGAGAAGGAGAGCGGAAACCGGAATGGAGAAGATGGAAAACGATTTTGAACTGTTCTGTTCGAGGAGTAAAGACCTGAGCATGGAGATTGCTATCCGGATTGTTTCGTAGACTTTGTGCTTCTTTGTTTCCGACTTAGTCTTCTCGAGCGTATGGATACTTCTCTTGAGAAATTTCTGAAGAAAGGTGATTTCACAACTGCTCTTATTGTGAAGCTCTACCAGAGAGTTCAGTGACTCTCGAGATATAAGTATAAGATCGGCGTATAGAACGAGAATATCCTCATCTTTCGGTATGAGTTCGAGAGCTTTTTGCAGGGCATCGGTAGTTACTCTTGGAGTCTTTTGATATGGATAACTGACCGGGAAAACTATGCTACCTGCGAAATCTCTCTCAAAATCAGGGTTTATTATTACTACCGCTCTGTCACATTTCGAGACCTCGAAAGCCTTTTAAAGAATATGCATTACCATAGGTCTTCCCTTCATCTTCATCAGAGGTTTTGGAACTGATGACTTCAGACGTTTCCCCATTCCTGCGGCAAGAATAACTGGAATCATGACCGAAACAGGCCCGTTCATCTCATCGATCTGAAGAATAATAACACTTTCTATCGATCGAAACTGCACTCATGACCAGATATGACTGAACGAGAAAGGAAAAGTATAGAAGAGTAATTCACCGATAATCGCCTTGTGTTTTCGCTGAGCGGACAGGATTAGATTCGATGGGATTTGGCTATTACAATACGGGAGTGTTTATATTGGTGTGTAATCGTTTACGCAAACGTTTACAGGAGGATCTTTAATATCGTTGAAGACAAAGATCAGTATACGTGAAGTAGCAGAAAGGGCCGGGGTTTCGACGGCCACAGTCTCCAGAGTACTTAACAAGAGCCTATATGTAAGGCCCGAGCTCGAAGAAAAAGTCATTAGAGCCTCTCGGGAGCTTGGTTATGTTCCCAATAGGCTTGCCAGAGGCCTCAGAATCGGCAGTAGCGGTATGATAGGTTTCCTTATCCCCGATATAGTGAATCCCTTTTTCTCGGAAATAGTAAAGGGAGCTGAAGATTATCTGCGCGAGAAGGGATACTTCATTTTTCTTGCCAGTTCATCTGGCGATTCTCTGAAAGAGGAGGAGCTTCTTAAGGCTCTGTATTCACGGAATATTGAGGGAATTGGTGCAATAATCCTCGGAGAGCTTCCTGAGTTTGTTAGGTCGATTTCGTCAAATCTGCCCATTGTGATTATCGACAATTATCAAGACTGGGATGAAGTCTCTTATGTTTTTTCAGACAATTACGATGGGATGAAAAAGATGATGAATTATCTAATTAGAGGGGGTCACAAAAGCTTTGCGTTTCTAAATGGTCCCGCGAACACATTTTCCTCAAGAGAAAGGCTTAGGGCATTTGAAGATGTTATCTCAGAAGAGAATAGGAGTTTCGAGATACATTTCGGAGACTATACCTTTGAAAGCGGTAGAGATATGCTAAGAAAACTCAAGAGAATACCCGATGCTATAGTATGCGGTAACGATATGATAGCATTCGGAGCTATAATGGAGCTGACTGAGATGAAATACGATGTACCTGGAAGAGTATCGGTTACAGGATTCGATGACATACTCTTCTCAAGTATGACCAATCCTAAATTGACTACCGTTCGTCAAGATGGATACGCTATGGGTAGGGTTTCCGGTGAGATACTTCTGAGAAAGATTAGCGGTCAGAAAACAAACCACAAGATTCTTCTGAAGACTTCACTTCAAATCAGGGGGAGCAGCAATGGATGATTTCATTCTCAAGATGGAGGGTATCTCCAAGAGCTTTCCCGGAGTAAAGGCGCTGGATAACGTCAGTTTCGATCTAAAGCGAGGAGAGATTCTTGCTCTGATAGGCGAAAACGGCGCTGGCAAGTCGACTCTCATGAAGATATTGAGTGGTGTTTACAGGCAAAATGAGGGGAAGATAATTCTCGAAGGTAATGAAGTTCGTATTGAGGGACCCTCAGATTCTATAGAGCGTGGAATAGCGGTAATCTACCAGGAATTGAATCTTAGTGAAGATCTCACAGTTGCCGAGAACATATATTTGGGAAGAGAGATGAGCTCATGGTGGAATCTTAATCGTAGAGGCCTCAGAAGAAGGGCCGAAAAGCTTCTGAGCTCGCTCAACTTTCCAGTACGCGCAGGCGCGATAGTTAGGAAGCTTAATGTCTCGGAAAGACAGCTTGTCGAGATCGCTAGAGCTATGGCCTCCGATGCAAAGATAATCGTAATGGATGAACCTACTGCAACGATAACCGAGCATGAGACATCGATACTATTCAAGCTCATGAGGGAACTTAAAGAAAAAGGTGTGTCGATAGTTTTTGTTTCTCATAAACTTGAAGAGGTTTTCGAAATAGCCGACAGGGTCACGATATTGAGAGATGGATCATTAATATCTTCCGCTCCTATCGGAGACTACACTGGCGACCGTTTGATAAAGGATATGGTAGGAAGAAGAATCGACGATATGTTCCCGAAAGAGAACTTCGTAACGGAAGAAACCGTCTTCGCGGTTGATGGTCTTTCAGCACCAGGTCACTTCGAAAATGTCTCTTTCGAAGTGAAAAGAGGTGAGATCCTCGGAATAGCGGGTCTTGTGGGCTCTGGCAAGGGCGCGATTGCTCTAGCCATATACGGTGGCATAAAGGCAACTGCGAATAAGGCCGAGCTTTGCGGCAAATCATTCCCATTTCCAATTAGGCCTGACCAAGCATTGTCTAGAGGAGTAATTCTCATACCCGAGGATCGGAAGACACAGGGGTTGGTGACATCTTTGAGTATTACAAAGAACATTGTTCTACCAAATACAGAACTCGTAAGCAAACTGGGCAATATTAGCTGGAGAGCGAGCAGGAAACTTGCCGAAAAGATGATAAATAGACTGGCTATAAAGACACCTTCTTCAGATGAAAGAGTTAACAACCTGTCAGGTGGAAATCAGCAGAAAGTAGTTCTTGCAAAAGGGCTTACAAAATCGCCTGAAATAGTAGTCTTCGTCGAGCCCACCAGGGGAATTGACGTTGGAGCAAAAGTTGAGGTCTACCGGCTAATGAACGAACTGGCAAATCAGGGTAAGGGGATAATCATGATATCTTCTGAGCTGCCAGAAGTAACGAGCATGAGCGATCGAGTACTTGTGATGCACCGTGGTCGCCAGGTAGCCATATTTGAAAGAAAGGATATTAATCAGCAGAACATAATTTCTGCGGCAATGGGGGAACAATGATGAAGAAGACCCTCAGTCTTTTAAGAAGATTTCCAATCGTTGTTGGCTTTGTTGGAATCGTTCTTGTGTTTAGCTTTCTAAGCGATAGATTTTTTACCGTTTCAAATTTCATGAATGTTCTTAGGCAGGTATCTATTAACGGAATAATCGCATTCGGAATGACCTTCGTAATAATCTCTGGAGGCATAGACCTTTCAGTAGGTTCGATATTCGCTTTCTCGGCAGTAGTCGGTGCAAGCGTTATAAAGAGCACTTCTACTTTTCTTGGAATCCTAGCGGCACTCGGAATAGGTGCTCTTATGGGCGCCTTCAACGGCGTAATCATTGCCAAGATGAAGCTTCAGCCTTTCATAGTAACTCTTGCCACTATGGCTATCGCCAGGAGCTTTACGCAGGCATTCACTCAGGGAAGACCGGTAACTGGTTTTCCAGCAAGTTTCAGGGAAATCGGGCGTGGAGAGATCTTCGGAATTCCCGTGCCTGTTTTAATAATGCTCGGAGTGTTTGTTTTCGCCTGGTATCTTCTCTTTAATACGAAGTTGGGTCTCTACACTTACTCAATAGGTGGAAACGAAGAGGCAACGAGACTAAGCGGTGTCAAAGTAGATAGATACAAGATAGTTATTTATACAATAAGCGGTCTTCTTGCCGC encodes:
- a CDS encoding sensor domain-containing diguanylate cyclase yields the protein MSIPGSKLQVYLTSILIVVVSAVVFSLHSIQPVKFFAILSEMVVIGVSLVAAYLLGNRELHKGIPLGLIFLSVSTYFDLLEALTETRVYEFVSVVLLLIGLPMLLISAFYHIKERKKRISEFGAVVNNSLDGILLLGLSGEILYPNRAACSLLGYSSEELMRKRVSDLLSEDSEKKFEKAKSSLFAGKNAFQIELELITARQFKLVAEVNLVIGRDTKEDPDSFLMTFKDVTHLRKIESTLIEQNKFQRLLNELITEVLESDFDEKTYRYFLMRCVEVFPKADAAAFLLKKEDNRYHFVATHNYDFEKLKTVSFSSEELIQKGSDDVVIIKDYSVDYKMDGERLEKIVKGGRLEEIKSTLSIPIKIDDDIRMYFNLDSFTSSTAFDDKEVVNTAIGFGKAISVLLWRIQTVNELRRQRKLMEKLSMEDHLTGLPNRRAFFDCAERQLEFSKRKSEAMALLYLDLNDFKGVNDTLGHDFGDELLKSVGKRLSTVCRKSDLIARMGGDEFVYVLPSTGKEGSREAETRIHQAFEDPFSVKGRSLKLTASVGIAVFPDDGKTIRELLIVADEKMYENKEKLSRESKRVTIT
- a CDS encoding LacI family DNA-binding transcriptional regulator; translation: MKTKISIREVAERAGVSTATVSRVLNKSLYVRPELEEKVIRASRELGYVPNRLARGLRIGSSGMIGFLIPDIVNPFFSEIVKGAEDYLREKGYFIFLASSSGDSLKEEELLKALYSRNIEGIGAIILGELPEFVRSISSNLPIVIIDNYQDWDEVSYVFSDNYDGMKKMMNYLIRGGHKSFAFLNGPANTFSSRERLRAFEDVISEENRSFEIHFGDYTFESGRDMLRKLKRIPDAIVCGNDMIAFGAIMELTEMKYDVPGRVSVTGFDDILFSSMTNPKLTTVRQDGYAMGRVSGEILLRKISGQKTNHKILLKTSLQIRGSSNG
- a CDS encoding sugar ABC transporter ATP-binding protein encodes the protein MDDFILKMEGISKSFPGVKALDNVSFDLKRGEILALIGENGAGKSTLMKILSGVYRQNEGKIILEGNEVRIEGPSDSIERGIAVIYQELNLSEDLTVAENIYLGREMSSWWNLNRRGLRRRAEKLLSSLNFPVRAGAIVRKLNVSERQLVEIARAMASDAKIIVMDEPTATITEHETSILFKLMRELKEKGVSIVFVSHKLEEVFEIADRVTILRDGSLISSAPIGDYTGDRLIKDMVGRRIDDMFPKENFVTEETVFAVDGLSAPGHFENVSFEVKRGEILGIAGLVGSGKGAIALAIYGGIKATANKAELCGKSFPFPIRPDQALSRGVILIPEDRKTQGLVTSLSITKNIVLPNTELVSKLGNISWRASRKLAEKMINRLAIKTPSSDERVNNLSGGNQQKVVLAKGLTKSPEIVVFVEPTRGIDVGAKVEVYRLMNELANQGKGIIMISSELPEVTSMSDRVLVMHRGRQVAIFERKDINQQNIISAAMGEQ
- a CDS encoding ABC transporter permease, which produces MKKTLSLLRRFPIVVGFVGIVLVFSFLSDRFFTVSNFMNVLRQVSINGIIAFGMTFVIISGGIDLSVGSIFAFSAVVGASVIKSTSTFLGILAALGIGALMGAFNGVIIAKMKLQPFIVTLATMAIARSFTQAFTQGRPVTGFPASFREIGRGEIFGIPVPVLIMLGVFVFAWYLLFNTKLGLYTYSIGGNEEATRLSGVKVDRYKIVIYTISGLLAALSALILTARLNSAQPIFGEGYELDAIAAVVLGGTSLSGGKGSIIGTIFGVMVLGIINNGMNLVIISPFYQQAVKGAVILLAVMAERNND
- a CDS encoding threonine synthase — encoded protein: MRETKMICTMCGKEYLGEHFRCSCGEPLEIVIEKKTAVNISWRKSGILESFSDLLPELKDFNSLSMGEGLTPLTKIEHAMTDGLELFIKNETINPTWSFKDRGSYLAVLDAINKGYKHIGTVSTGNMAASVAAYSMRAGLKTTILISDSIPEEKISPIAIYGPRILKVKGDYDRLYFKSLELGKKKNIYFANSDIPMRVEGSKTIAFEIFLQLEGRVPDFVIVPTSSGGNVRGIEKGFRELKACGLSNSIPRMIVAQALGCCPIHQAFSSNDNQIEKFAHAHTIAHAIENPFPPSGNAVLRMLKENQGITVAVNEDEILTAQRQLAKRGLFGQPASAVAFASISKLRKEIGVKRAIVVAVLTGSGLKYPAILKEQPSVVEVTDIDSLQDLL
- a CDS encoding protease inhibitor I42 family protein; protein product: MKKALTAFFYIALIITLGLAIELKESANSMSVNDLAILEIQENPSTGYLWHIFAEPTGVLRNFLEEHNTRSIMPGAPSVKGWIMTAAKEGKALITLKLFRQWEGEKHSVDFRALTVDVTGQGKGQVDLKILTNEVTLGTIFTVTLEENASTGYTWQYVVLGDGIMEKNKEISVDKSDKVGAPSKVTWTFQAVDEGYSTIIFRYFRSWEGKESAVDYKAYNISVK
- a CDS encoding M24 family metallopeptidase, with the protein product MNEFADQYREIASTMPSEDERIASYNEFLLDRLENIMPRLLAEEEFDAWMVIGRENNEDPIISTLLPGSFYGASRITAFLFTKNNRFVLSPHGSQMSGYYESAWKVEDGDIFDFIGELLRDLKVKTLGVDYSDNFALADGITVSLFQSLKRKLSDEVTLVSAENIAVNWLQTRSEKEIEVYRNLDRIAHVIIRNAFSRDNITPGVTKTRDVELLLKKLAYDIGLKTWFGPDVDFQRKGVEDTRCTGLIEEGDLLHCDFGFMYNGLATDTQQVFYLKKEGYDDLKLGLGEVIRRTNEVQNILARNFREGITGNELLRVSLEDAKVKGLEAAIYSHPVGYHGHGAGPVIGLWNNQDRISGAGDLKIRNMTCFAMELNCRTRLSLWNGQNVYGFLEETVAFTDNEIDYLDGRQKELFLI
- a CDS encoding GNAT family N-acetyltransferase, with the protein product MLSNTERSHSIEFAAYRINQELLNLQLDNSNVLRAWLYFFWKDLDSFEKFGGGFALIKSKTIISWCLSVYRFRDRIEVRLETVKDFRNQGLSLAVAKTYVDEFLSSRFGSRLAL